Genomic window (Arthrobacter sp. StoSoilA2):
GTGGCCTGCCCCGAGAGCGCTTTGCGCGCTGCTGCTTCAGCGTCGATCGAATCGTCTTTGCCGCGGCGCGCTCTCAGGTGCGGGTGCGGCTGGTTGACTTCCACGACATCGACACCTGATTCGAGGAGGAACCTTGTGATGCCGGCCGCATACGAACCGGTGGATTCGACGCCGATCTTGTCAATTAACCCGAACTTTGCCAACCAGTCCAGCGCGTCACGATATCCGCGTGATGAAGCGACCCGTCGGTGTCAGGACAATGCCCGAGAGCACGTCAGTTAATCAGCAAGTCAGACCCGCCCGGAGCAGCCAACTCCATCTTCATTGTTTATCGGACAGCTCCTGAACTGCTACGTGTGGGCAATAGTTTTCTTTGCCTTGGGAGCATGCGTAGCAAGTACCGCACCCCCACGGCCCGTACACGGCCACGGAGTCGCCGAGCTGCACGCCCACGACTCCGTCTCCGAGCTTGTCTATGATACCGGCGCCCTCATGTCCAAGCGTCAAGGGAAGCCCGAAGGCGTACTTCTCTTCTGGCAAGTTCATGATGAACTCGTCCGAGTGGCACACTCCGGCCGTGGTGATCTTCAGCCGGACCTGGCCAGGGCCGGGCTCCGGGGTTTCGATTTCTACCACTTCAGGGGGCGCACCGATGGTGCGGTATTGCAAAGCCTTCATCTCGCCTACTCCTGATCCGCTACCCGCGAGGGCTGCATGGTTCCTCTGACTGACGTTACCGATTTCTAATGCAAACGCACTGGCCTGCCGAGGGGAAGTTTCCACGTGCACATAGATGAGCCCTGGAAATTCGATACCATATACTTCACCACCGTGAATCCTGAAAAGCTCGGGTCCACCAGACAACGACCGGGACGTCGGCCTGTCCAAACCACTTGCCACCCGCCCGGCGCCCCCAGACGCACTCACCGCGTCGCACGTCCATGGACACCGGCCGTTCTATGCGGACTTAGAGCGACGCGGCTTTCCTAAGGCTGATGCCACCACAAACCCAGGCGAGACCGCGCCATGCTGAAGGGTCAATTACCGGCCAGCTGCATCACTACGCTGCGTGGTAATGCAGCTGTCTGCTTGACTGCCAGCTCAGGCCCACCGCTGATCGTCGATGCGAAGGCTTCGCATCTTGCGGTAAAGAGTGGAGCGCGCGATACCCAGCAGGTCAGCGGCGGCAAGCTTGTTCCCCCGGCAGTCGTCCAATGCTGCCACGATTGTCTCCCGCTCGGAGCGCTGGAGGGACGGGAGTGGGTTTCCGGCGGCCCGTCGATACTCTGCCGGAAGATGAGAATCGCCTATGTCCGCGCCCCCCGCGCGTAGTCGAGCCGATGCGAGCACGGCTCCGAGTTCGCGAATATTTCCAGGCCAAGTGTGGTTGCCGAGTGCCCGCAGGGCGGCCGCCTGAACGCGCGGTGAGGGACCGCCATCCCCGCGGAGCAGCGCAGTTGCGATATCGGGGATGTCCTCGGGCCGTTGCCGCAGAGGAGGAAGCTCGACACGTACTCCGAAGTGGTCAAGCAGTCGGGCGGCTTGGCCACTCAAATCGGCGACGTTGGCAGTCGCCACAACACGTGCGGTATGAGGACTTCCCAGAAGGGCCGCGAGAAGGGCAACGTGGGTTGGAGGCAGAACCTCGAGTTGCCGGATGATGACGGGTTCCGGGCCGTCAAGTTTGCTGCGGATCTGCATAGCCCAGTCCTGTTCAACTGCGGCGAGTGCGGCCTCGAAAATAACCGCATTGCCACCGGCGATGCGCGTCGCAAGGCGGGTCTTTCCTGTTCCGGATTCGCCCGTGAGGAGGACGTCCCGCCCGGAGCGGGCAGCGGATTCCATGTCGGCGAGCGTTCGGCGCCACGTTGCACTGCGCCCAGGCAGCTCCGGGTCAGATGACGGCGGCGCAGGTTTGCGGTGTGGCGGTCCCGAACCAGCAGCCCGAAGCTCGACGACCACTCCTGCGGCGCCGCCGGGCCGTTCGCCCACCATTCTGCCCCATGCTTGGAGCACTGCCCCGCTGCGCAAGGTGACTTCCGACCTGATCTCCGTTCGCTGGGCCATCGATGCCGTGGCCCAGTCCCAGAGCAGGGCATGGTCTGTAGGATCGAGCAGGGTGGCTGCTGCAGTGTTCTTGATCAGGAAGTCCTCGTTGAGGCTGACCACAGCGGCGGACGTACGGCGTGAGGCTCCGAGGAACTCCTCAAGGAGCATGCGCTCCCGCAGCGATGACTCGGCATACATACGGGACTTGATCTCCCGCGCTGCCGATTGCAGTAGCGGAACCATCAAGCCATGTCTGTCCAAGGAATTGCAGGACACACTGAGCACACCCGTCAGGTTCCGCCTTAGCGGATGATGCAACGGTGCCCCCGCGCATGTGAAATTTTGAAGGTTCTCCCGGTAGTGCTCCGACCCCGTGACTATGACCGGATTTGATGTTTCGATGACGCTGCCGATGCCGTTGGTTCCGATATGTTCCTCACTGTAACTGGAACCAGGGACACACAACGCCTCGTCCAGATGGCGCGAGTACATGTTGCCGGAAGCCCTCCGGTCCAGTATGCGTGCTTCAGGATCCGCCAGGATTACCGCAGTGCCAGCCGGGAGCTGGTCTGCAAGCCAGTCGATAACAGGAGTGGCGGCCGTAACGAGCAGCCGATTGGCCCCTTCCGTGAGTGGGGAGAACGGAACATCGGTGCCATCTGGAGCTACCCCCGACAACCGCGATCGACGCCAGGACGTCGTGATCTCCGGGCGGAGCTGGGCATTTGGATCCAACTGATCATCCGAAAAAAAATCCTTGCGAGCGTTACTAACGACCCGCTCCCGATGGTCAAGAATCACGTGGCACCTCGCTGTGCTTGCAATCTGATGGAAGGCCACCGCCGTTGCGGTGTGGTCTAAGTCAACCTCACTAAGCCGCGACAGGACTGTCCCATAATGCTACACGCAGCCCGGACTGTCCGAACTGCCTCAGAATCGGACACTTTCGCAAGCCCCGATGAAGCCATGATTCTCAGCAGGACCAAACACATCCAAAGAAATGGTTCGCACAGCCATCTAACAGACAGACTTGAGGAGCAGTGACATGGCACCAGCAAACGAGACGCCCGGGACGAAGGAACAGGTTGGGGTCGACGTCGAGGCCATCATCATCGGGGCCGGAATAGGCGGCCTCCGTGCCCTGTGGGAGCTCCGTTCGCGCGGCATCTCCTCGAAGGTCCTGGAGAAGGGGTCGAACGTGGGCGGCACCTGGTACTGGAACCGCTACCCGGGAGCACGTACCGACAGTGAGAGCTGGGTGTACTGCTATTCCTTCGATAAAGACCTTCTGCAGGAGTGGGACTGGAAGGAGCGATTCCCGACCCAGTCCGAGATGCAGGCGTACCTTGAGCACGTCGCCGACCGGCATGACATGCGCAAGGACATAACATTCGGTGTCACCGTGACGTCCGCGATCTTCGACGAGAACGCGAACGTGTGGACGGTGACTACAGATGCTGGCGCGACATACACCTCGCGTTATGTCGTGGCTGCGACAGGTCAGCTGGGTATCCAGCACTTCCCGGTCGAGGGAGTCGAGAACTTCAAGGGAATCGCGTACCACTCCTCGAGCTGGCCGGAGGAACCCGTGAGCTTCGAAGGAAAGAGGGTCGCGGTCATCGGCACCGGAGCTACGGGCATCCAGATCATCCCTCTGGTCGCCCAGGAAGCCGGGAGCCTGACGGTCTTCCAGCGCACACCCAACTTCGTCATGCCCGCCCGGAACTATGTTCTGACCGACACCCACCGCGCTGCCATCAAACGCGATTATGACGATGTTTGGGCCAAGGTCAGCGAGCAGCCTTTCGGCATGGCATTCGATCCGGTTAACCGTGTTCTCGGTGACACCGAACCCGCATCCCGGAACCAGGTTCTGGAGGCTGGCTGGGAGGCCGGCGGCTTCCGCTACATCTTCGAGACGTTTGATGATCTCCTGACCGACGAGGAGTGCAACGCTGCGGCTTCCGAGTTTGTGCGGAATAAGATCCGAGCAATTGTG
Coding sequences:
- a CDS encoding helix-turn-helix domain-containing protein, which encodes MDPNAQLRPEITTSWRRSRLSGVAPDGTDVPFSPLTEGANRLLVTAATPVIDWLADQLPAGTAVILADPEARILDRRASGNMYSRHLDEALCVPGSSYSEEHIGTNGIGSVIETSNPVIVTGSEHYRENLQNFTCAGAPLHHPLRRNLTGVLSVSCNSLDRHGLMVPLLQSAAREIKSRMYAESSLRERMLLEEFLGASRRTSAAVVSLNEDFLIKNTAAATLLDPTDHALLWDWATASMAQRTEIRSEVTLRSGAVLQAWGRMVGERPGGAAGVVVELRAAGSGPPHRKPAPPSSDPELPGRSATWRRTLADMESAARSGRDVLLTGESGTGKTRLATRIAGGNAVIFEAALAAVEQDWAMQIRSKLDGPEPVIIRQLEVLPPTHVALLAALLGSPHTARVVATANVADLSGQAARLLDHFGVRVELPPLRQRPEDIPDIATALLRGDGGPSPRVQAAALRALGNHTWPGNIRELGAVLASARLRAGGADIGDSHLPAEYRRAAGNPLPSLQRSERETIVAALDDCRGNKLAAADLLGIARSTLYRKMRSLRIDDQRWA
- a CDS encoding NAD(P)/FAD-dependent oxidoreductase — its product is MAPANETPGTKEQVGVDVEAIIIGAGIGGLRALWELRSRGISSKVLEKGSNVGGTWYWNRYPGARTDSESWVYCYSFDKDLLQEWDWKERFPTQSEMQAYLEHVADRHDMRKDITFGVTVTSAIFDENANVWTVTTDAGATYTSRYVVAATGQLGIQHFPVEGVENFKGIAYHSSSWPEEPVSFEGKRVAVIGTGATGIQIIPLVAQEAGSLTVFQRTPNFVMPARNYVLTDTHRAAIKRDYDDVWAKVSEQPFGMAFDPVNRVLGDTEPASRNQVLEAGWEAGGFRYIFETFDDLLTDEECNAAASEFVRNKIRAIVKDPVTAELLCPTDHPVGGKRVPLGHFYYETFNRANVSLVDVNSNPIERFTENGLMTADGELEFDVVIIATGFDAVSGALTHMDVRGRQGLSMKERWADGAESFMGVMVDRFPNFFTILGPQGPFSNNPPVIEHQAEWIGKVITYCEQQGIAAEVSTETVESWYRIAKEAFDSTVLGAGEQAHSWYLGANIPGKAHRILYWFGGSPAYNDMLDRTEEAGFHLIGARQAAPVA